The window GATCCCGGCGGACCTGCAGGACCGCCGGGTCGAAATCACCGGCCCCGTCGACCGCAAGATGATCATCAATGCCCTCAACTGCGGGGCCAAGGTGTTCATGGCCGACTTCGAGGACGCCACCTCTCCGACCTGGGCCAATCTGATTGAGGGCCAGGTCAATCTGAAGGATCGCTGGGCCGGCACCCTGACCCACGTCGATCCCAAGTCCGGCAAGAGCTATGCGCTGGGAGACAACCCGGCCGTCCTGGTCATCCGCCCGCGTGGCTGGCATCTGCCGGAACGCCACATGGAGGTCGATGGCCTGCCCGTCAGCGGGGCCTTGTTCGATTTCGGCCTTTATTTCTATCACAATGCCCAGGCGTCCCTGGCCCAGGGTTCGGGTCCCTATTTCTACCTGCCCAAGCTGGAGAGCCATCTGGAGGCCCGCCTGTGGAACGAGGTATTCGTCCACGCCCAGGCCGCGCTTGGCATCGCCCAGGGCACGATCAAGGCCACGGTCCTGATCGAGACCATTCCGGCCGCCTTCGAGATGGACGAGATCCTCTACGAGCTGCGCGACCACATGGCCGGCCTCAACTGCGGGCGCTGGGACTACATCTTCTCGTTCATCAAGCGTCTGGGCCGTCGGGCCGAGTTCCTGACCCCCGACCGCTCGGCCATGGTCATGGGCAAGGCCTTCCTGGGTGCCTATTCGCTGAAGCTGATCCAGACCTGTCACCGCCGCGGAGCATTCGCCATGGGCGGGATGGCGGCCCAGATCCCGGTCAAGGGTGACCCGGCCGCCAATGACGCGGCCTTCGCCCGGGTCCGGGCCGACAAGGAGCGCGAGGCCGGGGCCGGCCATGACGGCACCTGGGTCGCCCACCCCGATCTGGTGCCGGTGGCCATGGAGGTCTTCGACCGCCTGATGCCGACCCCCAACCAGCTCGACAAGCGCCTGGCCGACCTCACCATCACCCAGCCGGAAATGCTCGCTCTGCATGACGGTGTGCGCACCGAGGCCGGGGTTCGCGAGAACATCCGGGTCGGGGTCCGCTATACCCAGGCCTGGATCGAGGGACGGGGCGCCGTGCCGCTCTATAATCTGATGGAGGACGCGGCGACCGCCGAGATCTGCCGTACCCAGCTCTGGCAATGGGTGCGCCTCAATGCCGCTCTCGATGACGGCCGCGAGATCAGTTCGGAGCTGTTTGTCAGCCTGCTCACCGATGAAATGACCGGCCTGCGCCGCGACTTCCCCTCGCCGCGCCTGGAAGAGGCCGCGCACCTGTTTGCCCGCATGGTGCTGAATGACACGCTGGAAGAGTTCCTGACCCTGCCGGCCTATGCCCTGATCGACTGACGGCGCGCCCGGCGGACACAACACGTCCGCCGGGGCTCCCCTTCGCCGCGACGCGCTTTATAAAGCGTGCGCGTCACAAGGAGAGACCTGCCGATGGCCTATCAGACCCTGATCGTCGAAACCGCGCCGGAGGGTGCCGCCGGCGTCGTCCTGATCCGTCTGAACCGCCCTGAGGCCCTCAATGCCCTGAACGCCCAGCTGCTGGGCGAGCTTGCCGTCGCCCTGGGCGAGGCCCAGGCCGACGAGGCCGTGGGCTGTATCGTCCTGACCGGCTCGGCCAAGGCCTTTGCGGCCGGTGCCGACATCAAGGAGATGTCGGACAAGACCTATGCCCAGATGTTCAAGGCCGATTTCTTCACCGCCGGAGCCCGGGCGGTCGAGCAGTGCCGCAAGCCGATCATCGCCGCCGTCTCCGGCTACGCCCTGGGGGGCGGCTGCGAGCTGGCCATGATGTGCGATTTCATCATCGCCGCCGACACCGCCAAGTTCGGCCAGCCCGAGA of the Caulobacter henricii genome contains:
- a CDS encoding enoyl-CoA hydratase — protein: MAYQTLIVETAPEGAAGVVLIRLNRPEALNALNAQLLGELAVALGEAQADEAVGCIVLTGSAKAFAAGADIKEMSDKTYAQMFKADFFTAGARAVEQCRKPIIAAVSGYALGGGCELAMMCDFIIAADTAKFGQPEINLGVAPGIGGTQRLTRFVGKSKAMDMILTGRMMGAEEAERSGLVSRIFPADLLLPEVLAMAAKIAAQSPLAVAMNKELVQAAYETTLTTGVALERRLFHSLFAFEDQKEGMAAFVEKRKPEFKGR
- the aceB gene encoding malate synthase A yields the protein MPLDIAANIQINGPIEGRAVDILTPEALAFVADLHRRFDARRRELLSARAQRQARFDAGELPDFLAETAEIRAGDWTVAPIPADLQDRRVEITGPVDRKMIINALNCGAKVFMADFEDATSPTWANLIEGQVNLKDRWAGTLTHVDPKSGKSYALGDNPAVLVIRPRGWHLPERHMEVDGLPVSGALFDFGLYFYHNAQASLAQGSGPYFYLPKLESHLEARLWNEVFVHAQAALGIAQGTIKATVLIETIPAAFEMDEILYELRDHMAGLNCGRWDYIFSFIKRLGRRAEFLTPDRSAMVMGKAFLGAYSLKLIQTCHRRGAFAMGGMAAQIPVKGDPAANDAAFARVRADKEREAGAGHDGTWVAHPDLVPVAMEVFDRLMPTPNQLDKRLADLTITQPEMLALHDGVRTEAGVRENIRVGVRYTQAWIEGRGAVPLYNLMEDAATAEICRTQLWQWVRLNAALDDGREISSELFVSLLTDEMTGLRRDFPSPRLEEAAHLFARMVLNDTLEEFLTLPAYALID